GCGCACTGGCCTTGCCAACCACACCAGCCTCAGTGACGCTGCAAGGGTGGCCTTCACATACTTCAAGGCCAACAGCAACCGCATCAGTGGAACCATCTTTCCCGAAGGCAGCGATTACCTGCTGCACCTCTCTGACCTGCAGGGCACGGGAGCTGCACGGGCACTGGCTTTACCCCTTTTCATCAGTTTGTGCAGCGCCGCCCTGGGCCGCAGCATCCAGAGCCAGATGGTCATCCTGGGGGACATGACAGTGGGGGGAACGATCACCAGGGTGGAGAATTTCGCCACCACCTTGCAGGTGGCTTTTGATGCAGGCGCCAAACGCATCCTGATTCCCATGTCCAGTGCTGTGGACATTGCCAGCGTCCCACCAGAGCTCTTCGCCAAATTTCAGGTGTCTTTTTACAGCGATCCGGTCGATGCTGTTTTCAAGGCACTGGGTGTGCAGTAAGTTCAGTAAGTTTACTGTTAGAAATCCAGGTTTATTTTGAGCAAAGAGCATGCCTCTTTGCTTTCATTTTGATCCACTTGCGTCAATACCTGTCGCATCGTCATGCCACACTGAAGCACATTCATCTTCAAGGAGAGTTGTTTATGCCTCAACCCATTCCAGACTGGCAAGACATCCGCAAAGCCCTGAAACAGGAAATGGAGGATGTGCCCTCTCATTTTGACTTCAAGGTCAGAAGCAAATATCGGGATGGCTCCATCTGGAGTGTGGAGGTGGACACCGAACTCACCAGAAGAGGGGTGGCGCTCGATGAAAGCCTGGAAGGGGCCACTGCCTGGTGGACCCTGAATCAGGACCGACCAGGAAAACAGAAGTCAGGTCAGGCGGATGTCCTGGCTGTGGACAGTGAGAACCACACCCTGCATTTGCGGTTTTGCACCCAGCAACCTCCAGAAGCAGGAGAAACCCTGAGGATCTATCCAGCAAAGTACCTGCAGCAACTGGCCGCTTACTGGGACAGTGAGGTTCATGCCCGGCAATCCTTGAAGTGGCTGGAAGATTTTCGCAACCAGCAACCTGACCGCAATGCTTCTCTGAGACCAGAGCATTATCCTCTGTTGCGTTCAGGTCAGAAAGTTGCGTTCGAGGCTGTGCAGTGGAAAGGGAGTTTTCTGTGGGGGCCTCCTGGCACGGGAAAAACGCACACCCTGGGCCGTTTTCTGGCAGAGCTGCTGCTTCAGACCCAGAAAAAAGTGCTGCTGCTGTCCAGCACCAACACAGCAGTGGACATCGCCCTGACCGAACTGGACCGTGCCCTGCAAAGCATTCAGGATTCAGTTCCCCAGGCAGAAAAAATCCGGCGCAAATGTTTCCGCATGGGAAGTCGTTTTGTGGCTTCCATGTACCAGGAGCGCAAACACCTGATTCCTGCGGCCAACAAGAATTTGATTGATCAATTGATTGAGCTGGAGAAAAGACGACCTGATCCAAGTGAACCCAGAGCCTACGCAGATTGGAAAGACAAAACCGATGCCCTTCGCAAAGCCCTCAAAGAGGACACCCGTGCACTGGTTTCAAACAGCAGGCTGGTGGCCATGACCACCACGCGGGCCATTTTCACCAGGGATGAACTTCCCACAGGTCATTTTGATCATGTGGTCTTTGATGAAGCGAGCCAGGTGAGTTGCACCCACGCCCTGTCTCTGGTCAGCCTGGGGAAGCAGGTCCTGTTTGCAGGCGATCCCCAGCAGCTGGCCCCTGTTTGCGTCTCCAAACAGGACCTGGCCCGACGATGGATGGGAACGTCCATGTTTTGCTTCA
The Deinococcus cellulosilyticus NBRC 106333 = KACC 11606 genome window above contains:
- a CDS encoding DEAD/DEAH box helicase translates to MPQPIPDWQDIRKALKQEMEDVPSHFDFKVRSKYRDGSIWSVEVDTELTRRGVALDESLEGATAWWTLNQDRPGKQKSGQADVLAVDSENHTLHLRFCTQQPPEAGETLRIYPAKYLQQLAAYWDSEVHARQSLKWLEDFRNQQPDRNASLRPEHYPLLRSGQKVAFEAVQWKGSFLWGPPGTGKTHTLGRFLAELLLQTQKKVLLLSSTNTAVDIALTELDRALQSIQDSVPQAEKIRRKCFRMGSRFVASMYQERKHLIPAANKNLIDQLIELEKRRPDPSEPRAYADWKDKTDALRKALKEDTRALVSNSRLVAMTTTRAIFTRDELPTGHFDHVVFDEASQVSCTHALSLVSLGKQVLFAGDPQQLAPVCVSKQDLARRWMGTSMFCFSDMNDRHVFFLSEQSRMARPICQVISRTFYQGKLEVARVLPEGWELQRRPYLTPMTPRKEHFGFVPVRGEAHWVKGMGGLVRETSALTAVDLAEALLLAGCPMDELVILTPFRAQRLKIRMLLRQRRLEKVMVSTVHRAQGSERHSVIFDVVDGSSGFLQPDKNPDAERLVNVALSRAKGAAYVLASGTDLLNPVIQQLKTAVELLQPSELEYVPRPRVRQRTA